In Mariluticola halotolerans, one DNA window encodes the following:
- a CDS encoding L,D-transpeptidase family protein has translation MRLSRILKLVSLLVFGALLAGCGLVEGDGRHNQPLSSVVEGQLRNMGSDKSEAMLIRIYKDESALEVWKRVKGGTYKYFKSYEICSWSGELGPKIREGDRQAPEGFYSITPGLMNPRSNYYLAFNTGFPNKFDRVHGRTGSDLMVHGDCSSRGCYAMTDEQIAEIYALGREAFKGGQRTFELQIFPFRMTAANLAKHRNSPHIDFWRNLKEGYDAFEISRQVPKWDVCEKRYIFNAAGGPLNAAGACPTASTHPELMAKVKAKQIADEATFQTASADLAAKEARKAEAEAERAAREAAIAERSAAVSEAVEERTEAISGAVGGFFSGITGLFGAGRTETPANVVAPTPAPRTSGRG, from the coding sequence TTGAGACTGTCCAGAATTCTCAAATTGGTGAGCCTTTTAGTGTTTGGCGCATTGCTGGCCGGGTGCGGGCTTGTGGAAGGCGATGGCCGCCACAACCAGCCCCTGTCGAGCGTGGTCGAGGGCCAATTGCGCAATATGGGTTCGGACAAAAGCGAAGCCATGCTGATCCGGATCTACAAGGACGAGTCCGCACTTGAGGTGTGGAAGCGGGTGAAGGGCGGCACTTACAAATATTTCAAATCCTATGAGATTTGCAGCTGGTCGGGCGAACTGGGCCCCAAGATCAGGGAAGGCGACCGGCAGGCACCTGAGGGCTTTTATTCGATCACGCCGGGGCTGATGAACCCGCGCTCGAACTATTATCTGGCGTTCAATACCGGTTTTCCGAACAAGTTTGACCGGGTGCATGGCCGGACCGGTTCGGACCTGATGGTGCATGGCGATTGTTCATCGCGCGGGTGCTATGCGATGACCGATGAGCAAATTGCTGAGATTTATGCGCTGGGCCGTGAAGCGTTCAAGGGCGGGCAGCGGACATTTGAATTGCAGATTTTCCCGTTCCGGATGACGGCGGCAAATCTCGCCAAACACCGCAATAGCCCGCATATCGATTTCTGGCGCAATCTCAAGGAAGGCTATGACGCGTTCGAGATTTCGCGGCAGGTGCCCAAATGGGACGTGTGCGAGAAGCGTTATATCTTCAATGCGGCCGGTGGCCCGCTGAATGCTGCCGGGGCGTGCCCGACAGCTTCCACCCATCCGGAACTGATGGCCAAGGTGAAAGCCAAGCAGATTGCGGACGAGGCGACCTTTCAGACCGCTTCTGCCGATCTTGCGGCCAAGGAAGCGCGCAAGGCGGAAGCCGAGGCGGAACGCGCCGCCCGTGAAGCGGCAATTGCCGAGCGCAGTGCCGCTGTCAGCGAGGCGGTGGAAGAGCGTACCGAGGCGATCTCGGGCGCGGTTGGCGGCTTCTTTTCGGGCATTACCGGCCTGTTCGGGGCGGGGCGCACAGAGACGCCGGCCAATGTGGTGGCCCCCACACCTGCGCCGCGCACCAGCGGACGGGGCTAG
- a CDS encoding ArsR/SmtB family transcription factor, translating to MNTNQLDAVFSALADPTRRAMLARLAQGEASVSELAEPFAISQPAVSRHLKVLEQAGLVVKGRDAQRRPCRLDIEAMGAAQKWIETYQQAWEANFGRMDALLDELKALPTTSTGDK from the coding sequence ATGAACACTAACCAGCTTGATGCGGTTTTTTCGGCTCTTGCGGACCCGACCCGGCGCGCGATGCTGGCGCGACTTGCACAAGGCGAGGCCAGTGTCAGTGAACTGGCCGAGCCTTTTGCGATCAGCCAGCCTGCCGTGTCGCGCCACCTCAAGGTGCTCGAGCAGGCCGGACTGGTTGTGAAAGGGCGGGATGCCCAGCGACGGCCCTGCCGTCTCGATATTGAGGCGATGGGCGCTGCGCAGAAATGGATCGAGACCTACCAGCAAGCCTGGGAGGCTAATTTTGGCAGGATGGACGCGCTTCTGGATGAGCTAAAGGCGCTGCCGACGACATCAACAGGAGATAAATGA
- a CDS encoding GNAT family N-acetyltransferase, translating to MAQRPSNLQLEQAFLSAWPALETHKDGGWVWRFANGYTKRANSAQSMDPGDEAEAGERLERFAEWARERGVPPTFRVTPLAGEKVITALNTAHWKPIEHSVVMAMPVGAAFTPKHSFRLFKATDPEWYEVQAAMSGYGGETVGALTDMLGRITAPVTGILVYDENGGAAAAALTNNNGGIGVYLNVVVRADLRGKGYGRSVMQAALNWSRDGGADWAAMQVVSDNVPALNLYRSLGFEEVYRYHYRRPE from the coding sequence TTGGCGCAACGTCCTTCCAACCTGCAACTTGAACAGGCGTTTCTCAGCGCCTGGCCTGCTCTTGAAACCCACAAGGATGGTGGCTGGGTGTGGCGTTTTGCCAATGGCTATACCAAACGGGCAAACTCGGCACAGTCGATGGATCCGGGTGATGAGGCCGAGGCGGGCGAGCGCCTTGAGCGGTTTGCAGAATGGGCCCGGGAACGGGGTGTTCCTCCAACATTCCGGGTGACGCCGCTTGCGGGCGAGAAGGTGATTACGGCGCTCAATACCGCGCACTGGAAACCCATTGAGCATAGTGTGGTTATGGCGATGCCGGTTGGCGCTGCGTTTACGCCCAAACATTCGTTCAGGTTGTTCAAGGCGACTGATCCTGAATGGTATGAAGTGCAGGCGGCCATGAGCGGCTATGGCGGCGAAACCGTGGGTGCCCTGACCGATATGCTGGGGCGGATCACCGCACCGGTAACCGGTATTCTGGTTTATGACGAGAATGGCGGCGCGGCGGCGGCGGCCCTGACCAATAATAATGGCGGGATCGGGGTTTATCTCAATGTGGTGGTGCGCGCGGATTTGCGCGGCAAGGGCTATGGCCGTTCGGTGATGCAGGCGGCCTTGAACTGGAGCCGGGATGGCGGGGCCGACTGGGCCGCAATGCAGGTGGTCAGCGACAATGTGCCGGCACTCAATCTCTATCGTTCGCTGGGGTTTGAAGAGGTCTATCGTTATCACTATCGACGTCCCGAATAG
- a CDS encoding peptidylprolyl isomerase — translation MTNQSDAPFSRSIIKSLGVCVALLGMCAAPQALYAQEQAATPSPDSVVATVDGEAITEGDLAFAAEDLAQEMQNIPPQGRRSFLTSVLIDMKVMAKAARAENMQDSDVFRRRQKYLEDRSLRRAYFAEKIGTQVTEESVKAAYDKLVAGFEPQDEIHARHILVAEEADAKTIRAEIEGGKPFEVAAMENSIDGSSKNGGDLGYFVKGQMVPPFEAAAFALEPGQVSEPVQSQFGWHLIKLEDRRQSAPPPLEQVAPQLQQQVLFEAFNASMTTLKNNVDIEIPDAALAAEIEKNNQGALQ, via the coding sequence ATGACCAATCAGTCCGACGCGCCATTTTCGCGTTCTATCATCAAGTCTTTAGGCGTTTGCGTGGCCCTTTTGGGTATGTGCGCTGCACCCCAGGCGCTTTATGCGCAGGAGCAGGCCGCAACGCCCAGCCCTGACAGCGTTGTTGCCACGGTGGATGGTGAGGCGATCACTGAAGGCGATCTGGCTTTTGCCGCCGAAGATCTGGCTCAGGAAATGCAGAATATCCCGCCCCAGGGCCGCCGCTCGTTCCTCACATCGGTATTGATCGATATGAAAGTGATGGCGAAAGCTGCCCGTGCCGAAAACATGCAGGACAGTGATGTTTTTCGCCGGCGGCAGAAATATCTTGAAGACCGCTCGCTGCGCCGCGCCTATTTTGCGGAAAAAATCGGCACCCAGGTGACCGAGGAGAGCGTCAAGGCGGCCTATGACAAGCTGGTCGCCGGTTTTGAACCGCAGGACGAAATTCACGCGCGCCATATTCTGGTGGCTGAGGAAGCGGATGCGAAAACCATCCGGGCGGAAATCGAGGGCGGCAAGCCGTTTGAAGTGGCAGCAATGGAAAATTCCATTGATGGTTCGTCAAAAAATGGCGGTGACCTTGGCTATTTCGTCAAGGGGCAGATGGTGCCGCCGTTTGAAGCCGCCGCTTTTGCCCTTGAGCCGGGGCAGGTCAGTGAACCGGTGCAATCGCAGTTCGGCTGGCACCTGATCAAGCTTGAGGACCGCCGCCAGAGCGCGCCGCCGCCGCTGGAGCAGGTTGCCCCGCAATTGCAGCAGCAGGTGCTGTTTGAAGCGTTCAATGCATCGATGACCACTTTGAAGAACAATGTGGATATTGAAATCCCCGATGCAGCGCTTGCCGCGGAAATTGAAAAGAACAATCAGGGCGCATTGCAGTAA
- the mutT gene encoding 8-oxo-dGTP diphosphatase MutT yields MAEDKKILLVVACALVDVDRRVLIAQRPADKALGGMWEFPGGKLEAGESPEAALIRELEEELGISTQTACLAPLAFASHAYDDFHLLMPLYVCRKWQGQPQALEHDALKWVRPQALRDYEMPPADAPLIAHLCDLL; encoded by the coding sequence ATGGCTGAGGATAAGAAGATTTTGCTGGTGGTCGCGTGTGCCCTCGTCGACGTTGACCGGCGAGTGCTGATTGCCCAGCGGCCGGCGGACAAGGCGCTTGGTGGCATGTGGGAATTTCCCGGTGGCAAGCTGGAGGCCGGTGAAAGCCCGGAAGCCGCGCTTATCCGTGAACTTGAGGAAGAACTGGGGATTTCAACCCAGACAGCGTGTCTCGCGCCGCTGGCGTTTGCCAGCCATGCCTATGATGATTTTCATTTGTTGATGCCGCTTTATGTCTGCCGCAAATGGCAGGGACAACCGCAGGCGCTGGAACATGATGCCCTCAAATGGGTGCGGCCGCAGGCTTTGCGCGATTATGAAATGCCGCCGGCGGATGCGCCGTTAATCGCTCATTTGTGTGATTTGTTGTAA
- a CDS encoding SRPBCC family protein, with protein sequence MGAETTSPAAYTAEVSTPGDREVVVKRRFNAPVSLVWRCYTEPELVKRWLTGYEGWTMPVCEIDLRVGGSYRYRWRNSEDGSEFGFVGTYSRVDTESRIDHTEMMEGAEDMPPSENVIAFEPLGDMTELVITMTYISAEVRQMVLDTGMTDGMGSSFDKLDELLALERH encoded by the coding sequence ATGGGTGCAGAGACAACCTCGCCAGCGGCTTACACGGCCGAGGTGAGTACACCGGGCGACCGGGAAGTGGTGGTAAAGCGCCGGTTCAATGCGCCGGTATCGCTGGTTTGGCGATGCTACACCGAGCCGGAATTGGTCAAGCGCTGGTTGACCGGATATGAAGGCTGGACCATGCCGGTATGCGAAATCGATCTGCGGGTTGGTGGCAGTTATCGCTATCGCTGGCGGAACAGCGAGGATGGCAGCGAATTCGGGTTTGTTGGCACCTATTCACGGGTCGATACCGAAAGCCGGATCGATCATACCGAAATGATGGAAGGGGCTGAGGATATGCCGCCTTCCGAGAACGTGATTGCGTTCGAGCCTCTTGGCGACATGACCGAACTGGTCATCACGATGACCTATATCAGTGCCGAGGTGCGGCAGATGGTGCTTGATACGGGTATGACTGACGGTATGGGCAGCAGCTTTGACAAGCTGGACGAATTGTTGGCCCTGGAGCGGCACTGA
- the secA gene encoding preprotein translocase subunit SecA codes for MVVNAIARRFFGSANDRRVKKFQPQVDAINALEPELEKLSDDQLRARTAEFRDQLAKGAKLDTLLVPAFATVREAAKRTLGQRHYDVQLIGGMVLNERAIAEMRTGEGKTLSSTLPVYLNALTGNGVHVVTVNDYLAKRDAAWMAEVYSFLGMSVGTVLQESTDAERKAAYAADITYGTNNQFGFDYLRDNMKYARAQMVQRGHAYAIVDEVDSILVDEARTPLIISGPSEDRSSLYETIDKVIPIIEEGDFELDEKQRSATFTDQGIEKLEEKLLAEGVMKGESLYDIENVSIVHHLNSALRAHKLFQRDKDYIVQNDEVVIIDEFTGRMMPGRRYSEGLHQALEAKENVKIQPENQTLASITFQNYFRLYEKLAGMTGTAKTEEEEFGDIYGLEVITVPTNVDIARKDEDDAIFRTMAEKFEAIADLVEDAQKRGQPVLVGTTSIEKSELLADILKKKGVKDIKVLNARYHEQEARIIADAGMPGAITIATNMAGRGTDIQLGGNLEMRTAIEAGELEGEARAKKIEEIKKQIAKDKQAALDAGGLYVIGTERHESRRIDNQLRGRAGRQGDPGHSKFYLSLQDDLMRIFPIERMDSMLEKLGLEEGESITHPWVTKAIERAQARVEARNFDIRKNILKYDDVMNDQRKVIFEQRLELMDDDNVSDTIGDMRHDVVDAIVSKACPERTYPEQWNAEQLTEAAKTYLNIEVPVADWAAEEGIDAETVANRIKDAADAHIAAKAARYTPDIMRQVEKSILLQSIDGLWREHLVTLDHLSKVVGWRGLAQRDPLNEYKQEAYELFNALLTNLRELVTTQLAHVEIQMRQPEAPPALDTQEVHIDPQTGENEVANEAAPENKVLSEEQLRNVRRNDPCPCGSGKKFKHCHGAY; via the coding sequence ATGGTTGTAAATGCGATCGCCCGCCGCTTTTTTGGCTCAGCGAACGACAGGCGGGTTAAAAAATTCCAGCCCCAGGTCGACGCTATCAATGCGTTGGAACCGGAGCTGGAAAAGCTTAGCGATGACCAGTTACGGGCGCGCACCGCAGAATTCCGCGACCAGCTCGCCAAAGGCGCAAAGCTGGATACGCTTCTCGTTCCAGCCTTTGCCACCGTCCGCGAAGCGGCAAAGCGCACCCTCGGCCAGCGCCATTACGATGTGCAGCTGATCGGCGGCATGGTTTTGAATGAACGCGCCATCGCTGAAATGCGCACCGGTGAAGGCAAGACCCTTTCCTCCACCCTGCCCGTCTATCTCAACGCACTTACCGGCAATGGTGTGCATGTGGTCACGGTCAATGATTACCTCGCCAAGCGCGATGCCGCCTGGATGGCCGAGGTCTATTCCTTCCTTGGCATGAGCGTTGGCACGGTATTGCAGGAATCAACCGATGCCGAGCGCAAGGCCGCTTATGCCGCCGACATCACCTATGGCACCAATAACCAGTTCGGCTTCGACTATCTGCGCGACAATATGAAATATGCCCGCGCCCAGATGGTTCAGCGCGGCCACGCCTATGCCATCGTCGATGAAGTGGATTCGATCCTCGTTGACGAAGCGCGCACCCCGCTGATCATTTCCGGCCCCTCCGAGGACCGTTCCTCGCTTTACGAAACCATCGACAAGGTCATCCCGATCATTGAAGAGGGCGATTTCGAGCTCGACGAAAAGCAACGCTCTGCCACCTTCACCGATCAGGGCATTGAAAAGCTCGAGGAAAAACTGCTGGCCGAAGGCGTGATGAAGGGCGAGTCCCTTTACGACATCGAAAACGTCTCCATCGTCCATCACCTCAATTCGGCGCTGCGCGCCCATAAACTGTTCCAGCGCGACAAGGATTACATCGTCCAGAACGACGAAGTCGTCATCATCGATGAGTTCACCGGCCGCATGATGCCGGGCCGCCGCTATTCCGAGGGCCTGCATCAGGCGCTCGAGGCGAAGGAAAACGTTAAGATCCAACCCGAGAACCAGACCCTCGCCTCGATCACCTTCCAGAATTATTTCCGCCTTTATGAAAAACTGGCAGGCATGACCGGCACGGCCAAGACCGAAGAAGAAGAATTCGGTGACATTTACGGCCTCGAAGTCATCACCGTCCCCACCAATGTCGACATTGCCCGCAAGGATGAGGACGACGCCATTTTCCGCACAATGGCGGAAAAGTTCGAGGCGATTGCCGATCTGGTGGAAGATGCCCAGAAACGCGGCCAGCCGGTACTCGTTGGCACCACCTCAATCGAAAAATCGGAATTGCTGGCCGACATTTTGAAAAAGAAGGGCGTCAAGGACATCAAGGTTCTCAACGCCCGTTATCACGAGCAGGAAGCCCGGATCATTGCCGATGCCGGCATGCCCGGCGCCATCACCATCGCCACCAATATGGCTGGCCGTGGTACCGATATTCAGCTCGGCGGCAATCTCGAAATGCGCACCGCCATTGAAGCGGGCGAGCTTGAGGGTGAAGCCCGCGCCAAAAAGATCGAAGAGATCAAAAAGCAGATCGCCAAAGACAAGCAGGCAGCGCTTGATGCAGGCGGGCTTTACGTCATTGGCACCGAGCGCCATGAAAGCCGCCGCATCGACAACCAGCTGCGCGGTCGTGCCGGCCGTCAGGGTGATCCCGGCCATTCCAAATTCTATTTGTCGCTGCAGGATGACCTGATGCGCATCTTCCCGATCGAGCGCATGGATTCCATGCTCGAAAAGCTCGGTCTCGAAGAAGGCGAATCGATCACCCACCCCTGGGTCACCAAGGCGATCGAACGGGCACAGGCCCGCGTTGAAGCGCGCAATTTCGACATCCGCAAGAACATCCTCAAATACGATGATGTGATGAATGATCAGCGCAAGGTGATCTTCGAGCAGCGCCTCGAACTGATGGATGATGACAACGTTTCCGACACCATCGGCGACATGCGCCATGACGTGGTTGATGCCATCGTGTCCAAGGCCTGCCCAGAGCGCACCTATCCCGAGCAGTGGAATGCCGAACAGCTGACAGAAGCTGCCAAGACCTATCTCAATATCGAGGTGCCGGTTGCCGATTGGGCCGCAGAAGAAGGCATTGATGCGGAAACCGTGGCCAACCGCATCAAGGACGCCGCTGACGCCCATATCGCCGCCAAGGCCGCCCGCTACACCCCCGACATCATGCGTCAAGTGGAAAAATCCATCCTTCTGCAATCCATCGACGGGCTGTGGCGCGAACATCTGGTCACGCTTGATCACTTGTCCAAGGTTGTGGGGTGGCGCGGTCTCGCCCAGCGCGATCCGCTCAATGAATACAAACAGGAAGCCTATGAGCTGTTCAACGCGCTTCTGACCAATCTGCGCGAACTGGTCACCACCCAGCTTGCCCATGTTGAAATCCAGATGCGCCAGCCCGAGGCACCCCCGGCGCTTGATACGCAGGAAGTCCATATCGACCCGCAGACCGGCGAAAACGAAGTCGCCAATGAAGCCGCGCCCGAAAACAAGGTGCTCAGCGAGGAACAATTGCGCAATGTCCGCCGCAATGACCCCTGCCCCTGCGGTTCAGGCAAAAAATTCAAGCATTGCCACGGGGCCTACTGA
- the argJ gene encoding bifunctional glutamate N-acetyltransferase/amino-acid acetyltransferase ArgJ, translated as MAYPRSPLAPETFPEMPEIAGVRFATAAAGIKYKNRTDVLLAVFDAGTNVAGVLTRSKCPSAAVDWCRERLGAEGQARALVVNSGNANAFTGAKGRDAVVLIADIAAEAVGCAPDEVFLASTGVIGEPLDGEKFRGVLDECAGRLKSAPWMEPAEAIMTTDTFAKLATATVEIDGVEIAISGIAKGSGMIAPDMATMLSFVFTDMPVKTEVLQALLGRHVATSFNAVTVDSDTSTSDTLLAFATGKAAARDVAPIESLDDPRAAVFGEALHDVLFDLAMQVVKDGEGASKFITVEVNGAVDDASAGVIARAIANSPLVKTAIAGEDANWGRVVMAVGKAGEPADRDRLSIRFGDFLVAENGMRAPGYDEKQASAYMKGTDLELTVGLGLGDGVARVYTCDLTHGYISINADYRS; from the coding sequence ATGGCATATCCCCGCTCTCCGCTGGCCCCTGAAACTTTTCCCGAAATGCCGGAGATTGCGGGGGTGCGCTTTGCCACTGCAGCGGCGGGGATAAAGTACAAGAACCGCACCGATGTGTTGTTGGCGGTATTTGATGCCGGAACCAATGTTGCCGGCGTTCTGACCCGTTCGAAATGCCCGTCCGCGGCTGTGGACTGGTGCCGGGAGCGGCTGGGGGCTGAGGGGCAAGCGCGGGCGCTTGTGGTCAATTCGGGGAATGCCAATGCCTTTACCGGGGCCAAGGGGCGCGATGCGGTGGTTTTGATCGCTGATATTGCGGCTGAAGCTGTCGGTTGTGCGCCGGATGAGGTGTTTCTGGCCTCGACCGGGGTCATCGGCGAGCCTTTGGATGGCGAGAAATTTCGCGGTGTGCTCGATGAATGCGCGGGTCGGCTGAAATCGGCGCCATGGATGGAGCCTGCCGAGGCGATCATGACCACGGACACGTTTGCCAAGCTGGCAACGGCGACGGTGGAGATCGATGGTGTCGAGATCGCGATTTCGGGCATTGCCAAGGGCTCGGGCATGATTGCGCCGGACATGGCGACCATGCTGTCTTTCGTTTTTACCGACATGCCGGTGAAGACAGAGGTGTTGCAGGCCTTGCTGGGGCGGCATGTGGCGACAAGTTTCAATGCCGTGACGGTTGATAGCGATACTTCGACGTCGGATACATTGCTGGCGTTTGCGACCGGCAAGGCGGCGGCCCGCGATGTGGCGCCGATCGAAAGCCTTGATGATCCGCGTGCGGCCGTTTTCGGAGAAGCCTTGCATGATGTGCTGTTTGATCTGGCCATGCAGGTGGTCAAGGATGGCGAGGGCGCGAGCAAATTTATTACCGTTGAAGTCAATGGCGCGGTGGATGATGCCAGCGCCGGGGTGATTGCCCGGGCGATTGCCAATTCACCATTGGTGAAAACCGCTATTGCGGGGGAAGACGCCAATTGGGGCCGTGTGGTGATGGCCGTGGGCAAGGCCGGGGAACCGGCTGACCGGGACAGGCTATCGATCCGGTTCGGGGATTTTCTGGTGGCCGAGAACGGTATGCGTGCGCCCGGATATGACGAGAAACAGGCCAGCGCCTATATGAAAGGCACGGATCTTGAATTGACGGTAGGGCTCGGGCTTGGAGACGGGGTTGCACGGGTTTATACCTGCGACCTGACCCATGGCTATATTTCCATAAACGCTGATTACCGGAGCTGA
- a CDS encoding Flp family type IVb pilin: MKNLADVFDAFLRNEDGATAIEYSLIAGLIAVGCIAALILAGDEIVELFDGVATKVTAAVSGT; encoded by the coding sequence ATGAAGAATTTGGCTGATGTTTTTGATGCCTTTTTAAGGAACGAAGACGGTGCAACGGCAATTGAATACTCGCTTATTGCGGGGCTGATTGCGGTGGGTTGCATTGCCGCGCTCATACTGGCGGGTGATGAAATTGTTGAATTATTTGACGGCGTGGCGACGAAAGTCACGGCTGCTGTCAGCGGTACATAA
- a CDS encoding SLC13 family permease — translation MTYEQIALFSLIGLVLVGLLWGRWRYDLVAFTALMIGVAIGAVPHEIAFTGFGHEATIIVALVLIISAGLSRSGAVDLITRLVIDRTRALGQHITILGTVGGILSAFMNNVATLALLMPVDIQAARQAGRSPSRSLMPLSFATILGGMATLIGTPPNIIIASYRGDAMGTPFAMFDFAPVGATVAIVGVIFIALIGWRLIPEHPGNSGLVEDLSQLDDYVAELVVTEKSRAVGEKVRDLDEAAEEADCAILGLVRNGKRLPGRARREEIAAGDLLVVQGTAEALNTLSGSLGLKMQGKAGQVADLSADMTLAEFVITRDSRLIGRRANEVQLLRAGGASVIGLSRMGKAVRERLRRTPLQAGDVLLLLGTEESMMDVANRLQCLPLADRSLNVTRHEKAWGAIGLFGGAIALAAFGLIPLPIALGMVAIGLVIFDILPLRDLYDAVEWPVIVLLGAMIPLGAALESSGGSALIVQGLAAVTEGLPGWVAIMVLLVATMTLSDVLNNTATAVIAAPIAVELARALGASPDPFLMAVAIGASCAFLTPIGHKNNMLILGPGGYAFGDYWRLGLPLEILVVAVSVPMIMLIWPL, via the coding sequence TTGACCTACGAACAAATCGCGTTGTTTTCCCTGATCGGGCTTGTGCTCGTTGGCCTCCTCTGGGGGCGCTGGCGTTATGATCTCGTTGCCTTCACCGCCCTGATGATCGGTGTGGCCATCGGCGCGGTCCCGCACGAAATCGCCTTCACCGGTTTCGGCCATGAAGCCACGATCATCGTAGCGCTGGTCCTGATCATTTCCGCCGGGCTCTCCCGGTCCGGCGCGGTTGACCTGATCACCCGTCTGGTCATCGACCGCACGCGTGCCCTTGGCCAGCACATCACCATTCTGGGCACGGTCGGCGGCATACTCAGCGCGTTCATGAACAATGTCGCAACCCTCGCCCTGCTAATGCCCGTCGACATCCAGGCCGCCCGTCAGGCGGGCCGCAGTCCCTCGCGCTCACTGATGCCCCTGTCCTTTGCCACCATTCTTGGCGGCATGGCCACGCTCATTGGCACGCCCCCCAACATCATCATCGCCTCCTATCGTGGTGATGCCATGGGCACACCCTTTGCCATGTTCGATTTCGCCCCGGTCGGGGCAACTGTGGCCATTGTCGGCGTCATCTTCATCGCCCTGATCGGCTGGCGGCTCATCCCCGAGCACCCCGGCAATAGCGGTCTCGTCGAAGACCTGTCCCAGCTGGATGATTACGTTGCAGAACTGGTCGTGACCGAAAAATCCCGCGCCGTTGGCGAAAAGGTCCGCGATCTCGATGAAGCCGCCGAGGAAGCCGATTGCGCCATTCTCGGGCTTGTGCGCAATGGTAAACGCCTGCCCGGCCGCGCCCGGCGCGAAGAGATTGCCGCAGGCGATCTGCTGGTTGTGCAAGGTACCGCCGAAGCGCTCAACACCCTCTCGGGCAGCCTCGGGCTCAAAATGCAGGGCAAGGCCGGCCAGGTCGCCGATTTGAGTGCGGACATGACCCTTGCCGAATTCGTGATCACCCGCGACAGCCGCCTGATCGGGCGGCGCGCCAACGAAGTGCAATTGCTGCGCGCCGGCGGGGCCTCGGTCATCGGCCTCAGCCGCATGGGCAAGGCCGTGCGCGAACGCCTGCGCCGCACACCCCTGCAGGCGGGGGACGTTCTCCTGCTGCTGGGCACCGAGGAAAGCATGATGGATGTGGCTAACCGGCTGCAATGCCTGCCGCTCGCCGACCGGTCGCTGAATGTCACTCGCCACGAAAAGGCATGGGGGGCCATCGGCCTGTTCGGCGGCGCGATTGCCCTTGCCGCTTTCGGGCTCATTCCATTGCCCATCGCCCTTGGCATGGTCGCCATCGGCCTCGTCATCTTCGACATCCTGCCCTTGCGCGATCTGTATGATGCGGTGGAATGGCCGGTCATCGTTCTGTTGGGGGCCATGATCCCGCTCGGCGCAGCGCTTGAAAGCAGCGGCGGCTCGGCACTCATTGTTCAGGGGCTTGCCGCGGTGACCGAAGGCCTGCCCGGCTGGGTCGCCATCATGGTCCTTCTGGTCGCCACCATGACCCTCTCGGACGTGCTCAACAACACCGCCACCGCCGTTATTGCTGCGCCCATCGCCGTCGAACTCGCCCGCGCCCTGGGGGCCAGCCCGGACCCCTTCCTGATGGCAGTCGCCATTGGGGCCAGTTGCGCCTTCCTGACCCCGATCGGCCACAAGAACAATATGCTCATCCTTGGCCCCGGCGGTTATGCCTTTGGGGATTACTGGCGGCTTGGCCTTCCGCTCGAGATCCTTGTCGTCGCCGTATCCGTGCCCATGATCATGCTGATCTGGCCCTTATAG